A genome region from Microvirgula aerodenitrificans DSM 15089 includes the following:
- a CDS encoding accessory factor UbiK family protein produces MLSQKLFDELSNKISETIAASPARDIEKNVRSMMGAAFTRLDLVTREEFDVQQEVLARTREKLAELESRVTRLEAELFPDQREVAVDEQASQGHS; encoded by the coding sequence ATGCTGAGCCAGAAGCTCTTCGACGAACTGTCGAACAAGATCAGTGAAACCATTGCCGCCAGCCCGGCCAGGGACATCGAGAAGAACGTGCGCTCGATGATGGGCGCCGCCTTTACCCGGCTCGATCTGGTCACGCGCGAGGAGTTCGACGTGCAGCAGGAAGTCCTTGCCCGCACCCGCGAGAAGCTGGCCGAGCTGGAAAGCCGCGTGACCCGGCTGGAAGCCGAACTGTTCCCCGACCAGCGCGAGGTCGCCGTCGACGAGCAGGCCAGCCAGGGTCATTCCTGA
- a CDS encoding YifB family Mg chelatase-like AAA ATPase — MSTAVLHSRALIGVDAPEVAVEIHLANGLPAFSLVGLPETEVKEARERVRAALLTTGYDFPNRRVTVNLAPADLPKASGRFDLPIALGILAASGQLPAAALDGHEFAGELGLTGELRPIRGALVMACAARRAGRIFVLPAGSADEAAIAGDGLALIAADTLATLTAHFDGRAPLAPFQPAMAGAGQPDYPDLGDVRGQGAARRALEIAAAGTHSLLLCGPPGTGKSMLAARLPGILPPMHHDEALATAAVHALVQPFDPARFHCRPYRTPHHSSSAVALVGGGVRTENICKCTMQNENIAHYLLVKAGNGAVHSQAFGATPRSVASRWHWSSRS, encoded by the coding sequence ATGAGCACCGCCGTACTGCACAGCCGCGCCCTGATCGGTGTCGACGCGCCGGAAGTCGCGGTCGAAATTCATCTGGCCAATGGCCTGCCGGCATTCTCGCTGGTCGGCCTGCCGGAAACCGAGGTCAAGGAAGCACGCGAGCGGGTTCGCGCGGCACTGCTGACCACCGGCTACGACTTTCCCAACCGGCGGGTGACGGTCAACCTGGCGCCGGCCGACCTGCCGAAAGCCTCCGGCCGCTTCGACCTGCCGATCGCGCTCGGCATCCTCGCCGCCAGCGGCCAGTTGCCGGCGGCGGCACTGGACGGCCATGAATTCGCCGGCGAACTCGGACTGACCGGCGAGCTGCGGCCGATTCGTGGCGCACTGGTCATGGCCTGCGCCGCCCGTCGCGCCGGACGGATATTCGTGCTGCCGGCCGGCAGCGCCGACGAGGCGGCCATCGCCGGCGACGGCCTGGCGCTGATCGCCGCCGATACGCTGGCAACCCTGACCGCCCATTTCGACGGTCGGGCGCCGCTGGCGCCGTTCCAGCCCGCGATGGCTGGCGCCGGGCAGCCCGATTATCCGGACCTCGGAGATGTCCGCGGCCAGGGTGCAGCGCGGCGGGCACTGGAAATTGCCGCCGCCGGCACCCACTCGCTGCTGCTGTGCGGCCCTCCCGGCACCGGCAAGTCGATGCTGGCCGCCCGGCTGCCGGGCATCCTGCCGCCGATGCACCACGATGAGGCACTGGCGACCGCAGCCGTCCATGCGCTGGTGCAGCCGTTTGATCCCGCGCGCTTTCACTGCCGCCCGTACCGTACACCGCACCACTCGTCCTCCGCCGTGGCGCTGGTCGGTGGCGGTGTAAGAACTGAAAATATTTGCAAATGCACAATGCAAAATGAGAATATTGCCCACTATTTGTTAGTGAAAGCGGGTAATGGCGCGGTTCATTCACAAGCGTTTGGCGCGACACCCCGGTCTGTGGCGAGTAGATGGCATTGGTCCTCTCGCAGTTAG